The proteins below are encoded in one region of Buteo buteo chromosome 22, bButBut1.hap1.1, whole genome shotgun sequence:
- the SMARCA1 gene encoding SWI/SNF-related matrix-associated actin-dependent regulator of chromatin subfamily A member 1 isoform X1, with protein sequence MDTGTAARADGEVPSTSAAAASAQEPGAEEKNDPPFQLKLPPKAARPEKEVDPEYEEKMKADRAKRFEFLLKQTELFAHFIQPAAQKSPTSPLKVKLGRPRIKKDEKQSLISAGDYRHRRTEQEEDEELLSESRKTSNVCIRFEESPSYVKGGTLRDYQVRGLNWMISLYENGVNGILADEMGLGKTLQTIALLGYLKHYRNIPGPHMVLVPKSTLHNWMNEFKRWVPSLRAVCLIGDKDARAAFIRDVMMPGEWDVCVTSYEMVIKEKSVFKKFNWRYLVIDEAHRIKNEKSKLSEIVREFKTTNRLLLTGTPLQNNLHELWALLNFLLPDVFNSADDFDSWFDTKNCLGDQKLVERLHAVLKPFLLRRIKAEVEKSLPPKKEVKIYLGLSKMQREWYTRILMKDIDILNSAGKMDKMRLLNILMQLRKCCNHPYLFDGAEPGPPYTTDTHLITNSGKMLVLDKLLAKLREQGSRVLLFSQMTRLLDILEDYCMWRGYEYCRLDGQTPHEEREEAIDTFNAPNSSKFIFMLSTRAGGLGINLATADVVILYDSDWNPQVDLQAMDRAHRIGQKKPVRVFRLITDNTVEERIVERAEIKLRLDSIVIQQGRLIDQQSNKLAKDEMLQMIRHGATHVFASKDSELTEEDITTILERGEKKTAEMNERLQKMGESSLRNFTMDTEMSLYNFEGEDYREKQKLSMMEWIEPPKRERKANYAVDAYFREALRVSEPKVPKAPRPPKQPNIQDFQFFPPRLFELLEKEILYYRKTIGYKVPRNPDLPNAAQVQKEEQKKIDESMPLNTEETEEKEKLLTQGFTNWNKRDFNQFIKANEKYGRDDIDNIAREVEGKSPEEVIEYSAVFWERCNELQDIERIMAQIERGEARIQRRISIKKALDAKIARYKAPFHQLRIQYGTNKGKNYTEEEDRFLICMLHKMGFDKENVYEELRQCVRNAPQFRFDWFIKSRTAMEFQRRCNTLISLIEKENMEIEEKERAEKKKRGAKVTASQKRKADVATENSGKKDAKKVKS encoded by the exons ATGGACACCGGCACCGCCGCCCGTGCGGACGGAGAGGTGCCTTCCACCTCCGCCGCGGCGGCCTCTGCGCAGGAGCCCGGCGCTGAGGAG AAAAATGATCCCCCGTTTCAACTCAAACTTCCTCCAAAGGCAGCTAGACCTGAAAAAGAAGTTGACCCAGAATATGAAGAGAAGATG AAAGCAGATCGGGCGAAAAGGTTTGAATTCCTCCTGAAGCAGACAGAActttttgcacattttattCAGCCTGCAGCACAAAAATCACCAACATCTCCATTGAAAGTCAAGCTGGGACGGCCACGgataaagaaagatgaaaaacagagtttgatttcagctgggga TTATCGTCACAGGCGCACAGAAcaagaagaagatgaagagctGTTGTCAGAGAGTCGAAAAACCTCTAATGTGTGTATTCGATTTGAGGAGTCTCCTTCAT ATGTGAAAGGAGGAACACTAAGAGATTATCAGGTTAGAGGTTTGAACTGGATGATCTCATTGTATGAAAATGGTGTTAATGGCATTCTGGCAGATGAAATG GGTCTTGGTAAGACTCTGCAAACCATAGCATTATTAGGCTATCTGAAGCATTACCGAAACATTCCTGGGCCACATATGGTCCTGGTTCCAAAATCAACTCTGCACAATTGGATGAATGAATTCAAACGCTGGGTTCCATCATTACGCGCTGTTTGCCTGATTGGAGATAAAGACGCCAGA GCTGCTTTTATCCGTGATGTTATGATGCCTGGTGAATGGGATGTTTGTGTTACATCATATGAAATGGTAATTAAAGAGAAATCAGTCTTCAAAAAATTTAACTGGAGGTACCTGGTAATTGATGAAGCCCACAGAATAAAGAATGAGAAGTCTAAG CTGTCGGAGATTGTACGTGAGTTCAAGACAACAAATCGATTGCTGCTTACAGGAACTCCTTTACAGAATAACCTCCACGAGCTGTGGGCATTACTCAATTTTCTTTTACCTGATGTCTTCAATTCTGCAGAT GATTTTGACTCATGGTTCGACACTAAAAATTGTCTTGGTGATCAGAAACTTGTAGAAAGACTTCATGCT GTTCTGAAGCCATTTTTATTACGTCGCATAAAAGCTGAAGTAGAAAAGAGTTTGCCTCCAAAGAAGGAAGTAAAAATTTATCTTGGGCTCAGCAAAATGCAGAGGGAATG GTATACAAGGATCCTGATGAAAGATATTGATATCCTGAATTCCGCTGGGAAAATGGATAAGATGCGTCTGCTGAATATTCTGATGCAGCTGCGGAAATGCTGTAACCATCCTTACCTGTTTGATGGTGCTGAGCCAGGCCCTCCTTACACCACTGACACGCATCTCATCACTAACAGTGGTAAAATGTTAGTTCTGGATAAACTGCTAGCAAAACTCAGAGAGCAAG GTTCCAGAGTTCTACTTTTTAGTCAGATGACTCGCTTACTGGATATTTTGGAAGACTATTGCATGTGGCGTGGGTATGAGTACTGCAGACTTGATGGACAGACACCACATGAAGAAAGAGAG gaagcAATAGACACATTTAATGCTCCCAACAGCAGtaaattcattttcatgctAAGTACCAGAGCTGGAGGTCTTGGAATTAATTTGGCAACTGCTGATGTGGTTATTCTCTATGATTCAGATTGGAACCCTCAAGTAGATCTGCAAGCCATG GATCGTGCGCATCGTATTGGTCAAAAGAAACCAGTACGGGTGTTTCGACTAATCACTGATAATACTGTTGAAGAGAGGATTGTAGAAagagctgaaataaaactgagacTGGACTCTATAGTTATACAACAAG GAAGGCTCATAGATCAACAGTCTAACAAACTGGCAAAAGATGAAATGCTGCAGATGATCCGGCATGGAGCCACGCATGTTTTTGCTTCCAAAGATAGTGAGCTGACAGAAGAAGATATAACAACTATTTTAGAAAGAGGTGAAAAGAAG ACAGCTGAAATGAATGAACGATTGCAGAAAATGGGGGAGAGCTCCTTACGAAATTTCACTATGGACACAGAGATGAGCTTATACAACTTTGAAGGTGAAGATtatagagaaaaacaaaag CTGAGCATGATGGAATGGATAGAACCTCCAAAACGAGAACGCAAAGCTAATTATGCAGTTGATGCTTATTTCAGAGAAGCCCTACGTGTTAGCGAACCAAAAGTCCCAAAG GCTCCACGACCTCCAAAACAACCAAATATTCAGGATTTCCAGTTCTTCCCACCACGGTTATTTGaacttctggaaaaagaaattctgtattATCGTAAGACTATAGGATATAag GTCCCCAGGAATCCTGACCTCCCAAATGCAGCTCAGGTACaaaaagaggaacaaaagaAGATAGATGAGTCTATGCCTCTGAATACTGAGgaaactgaagagaaagaaaagctgctaacacag GGTTTTACAAACTGGaataaaagagattttaacCAATTTATTAAAGCTAATGAGAAGTATGGTCGTGACGATATAGACAATATTGCCCGTGAAGTGGAAGGAAAGTCACCTGAGGAGGTCATTGAGTATTCAG cTGTTTTCTGGGAACGTTGTAATGAACTACAGGACATTGAGAGGATTATGGCTCAAATTGAACGAGGAGAGGCACGAATTCAACGGAGGATCAGTATCAAGAAAGCCCTCGATGCCAAA atTGCAAGGTATAAAGCACCTTTTCATCAGTTGCGTATTCAATATGGAacaaacaaagggaaaaattacACAGAAGAGGAAGACAGATTTTTGATATGCATGTTACACAAGATGGGCTTCGACAAAGAAAATGTGTACGAGGAACTAAGGCAGTGTGTGCGCAATGCTCCTCAGTTCAGATTTGACTGGTTTATCAAATCTAGAACTGCAATG
- the SMARCA1 gene encoding SWI/SNF-related matrix-associated actin-dependent regulator of chromatin subfamily A member 1 isoform X3, with translation MKSCCQRVEKPLMCVFDLRSLLHGLGKTLQTIALLGYLKHYRNIPGPHMVLVPKSTLHNWMNEFKRWVPSLRAVCLIGDKDARAAFIRDVMMPGEWDVCVTSYEMVIKEKSVFKKFNWRYLVIDEAHRIKNEKSKLSEIVREFKTTNRLLLTGTPLQNNLHELWALLNFLLPDVFNSADDFDSWFDTKNCLGDQKLVERLHAVLKPFLLRRIKAEVEKSLPPKKEVKIYLGLSKMQREWYTRILMKDIDILNSAGKMDKMRLLNILMQLRKCCNHPYLFDGAEPGPPYTTDTHLITNSGKMLVLDKLLAKLREQGSRVLLFSQMTRLLDILEDYCMWRGYEYCRLDGQTPHEEREEAIDTFNAPNSSKFIFMLSTRAGGLGINLATADVVILYDSDWNPQVDLQAMDRAHRIGQKKPVRVFRLITDNTVEERIVERAEIKLRLDSIVIQQGRLIDQQSNKLAKDEMLQMIRHGATHVFASKDSELTEEDITTILERGEKKTAEMNERLQKMGESSLRNFTMDTEMSLYNFEGEDYREKQKLSMMEWIEPPKRERKANYAVDAYFREALRVSEPKVPKAPRPPKQPNIQDFQFFPPRLFELLEKEILYYRKTIGYKVPRNPDLPNAAQVQKEEQKKIDESMPLNTEETEEKEKLLTQGFTNWNKRDFNQFIKANEKYGRDDIDNIAREVEGKSPEEVIEYSAVFWERCNELQDIERIMAQIERGEARIQRRISIKKALDAKIARYKAPFHQLRIQYGTNKGKNYTEEEDRFLICMLHKMGFDKENVYEELRQCVRNAPQFRFDWFIKSRTAMEFQRRCNTLISLIEKENMEIEEKERAEKKKRGAKVTASQKRKADVATENSGKKDAKKVKS, from the exons atgaagagctGTTGTCAGAGAGTCGAAAAACCTCTAATGTGTGTATTCGATTTGAGGAGTCTCCTTCAT GGTCTTGGTAAGACTCTGCAAACCATAGCATTATTAGGCTATCTGAAGCATTACCGAAACATTCCTGGGCCACATATGGTCCTGGTTCCAAAATCAACTCTGCACAATTGGATGAATGAATTCAAACGCTGGGTTCCATCATTACGCGCTGTTTGCCTGATTGGAGATAAAGACGCCAGA GCTGCTTTTATCCGTGATGTTATGATGCCTGGTGAATGGGATGTTTGTGTTACATCATATGAAATGGTAATTAAAGAGAAATCAGTCTTCAAAAAATTTAACTGGAGGTACCTGGTAATTGATGAAGCCCACAGAATAAAGAATGAGAAGTCTAAG CTGTCGGAGATTGTACGTGAGTTCAAGACAACAAATCGATTGCTGCTTACAGGAACTCCTTTACAGAATAACCTCCACGAGCTGTGGGCATTACTCAATTTTCTTTTACCTGATGTCTTCAATTCTGCAGAT GATTTTGACTCATGGTTCGACACTAAAAATTGTCTTGGTGATCAGAAACTTGTAGAAAGACTTCATGCT GTTCTGAAGCCATTTTTATTACGTCGCATAAAAGCTGAAGTAGAAAAGAGTTTGCCTCCAAAGAAGGAAGTAAAAATTTATCTTGGGCTCAGCAAAATGCAGAGGGAATG GTATACAAGGATCCTGATGAAAGATATTGATATCCTGAATTCCGCTGGGAAAATGGATAAGATGCGTCTGCTGAATATTCTGATGCAGCTGCGGAAATGCTGTAACCATCCTTACCTGTTTGATGGTGCTGAGCCAGGCCCTCCTTACACCACTGACACGCATCTCATCACTAACAGTGGTAAAATGTTAGTTCTGGATAAACTGCTAGCAAAACTCAGAGAGCAAG GTTCCAGAGTTCTACTTTTTAGTCAGATGACTCGCTTACTGGATATTTTGGAAGACTATTGCATGTGGCGTGGGTATGAGTACTGCAGACTTGATGGACAGACACCACATGAAGAAAGAGAG gaagcAATAGACACATTTAATGCTCCCAACAGCAGtaaattcattttcatgctAAGTACCAGAGCTGGAGGTCTTGGAATTAATTTGGCAACTGCTGATGTGGTTATTCTCTATGATTCAGATTGGAACCCTCAAGTAGATCTGCAAGCCATG GATCGTGCGCATCGTATTGGTCAAAAGAAACCAGTACGGGTGTTTCGACTAATCACTGATAATACTGTTGAAGAGAGGATTGTAGAAagagctgaaataaaactgagacTGGACTCTATAGTTATACAACAAG GAAGGCTCATAGATCAACAGTCTAACAAACTGGCAAAAGATGAAATGCTGCAGATGATCCGGCATGGAGCCACGCATGTTTTTGCTTCCAAAGATAGTGAGCTGACAGAAGAAGATATAACAACTATTTTAGAAAGAGGTGAAAAGAAG ACAGCTGAAATGAATGAACGATTGCAGAAAATGGGGGAGAGCTCCTTACGAAATTTCACTATGGACACAGAGATGAGCTTATACAACTTTGAAGGTGAAGATtatagagaaaaacaaaag CTGAGCATGATGGAATGGATAGAACCTCCAAAACGAGAACGCAAAGCTAATTATGCAGTTGATGCTTATTTCAGAGAAGCCCTACGTGTTAGCGAACCAAAAGTCCCAAAG GCTCCACGACCTCCAAAACAACCAAATATTCAGGATTTCCAGTTCTTCCCACCACGGTTATTTGaacttctggaaaaagaaattctgtattATCGTAAGACTATAGGATATAag GTCCCCAGGAATCCTGACCTCCCAAATGCAGCTCAGGTACaaaaagaggaacaaaagaAGATAGATGAGTCTATGCCTCTGAATACTGAGgaaactgaagagaaagaaaagctgctaacacag GGTTTTACAAACTGGaataaaagagattttaacCAATTTATTAAAGCTAATGAGAAGTATGGTCGTGACGATATAGACAATATTGCCCGTGAAGTGGAAGGAAAGTCACCTGAGGAGGTCATTGAGTATTCAG cTGTTTTCTGGGAACGTTGTAATGAACTACAGGACATTGAGAGGATTATGGCTCAAATTGAACGAGGAGAGGCACGAATTCAACGGAGGATCAGTATCAAGAAAGCCCTCGATGCCAAA atTGCAAGGTATAAAGCACCTTTTCATCAGTTGCGTATTCAATATGGAacaaacaaagggaaaaattacACAGAAGAGGAAGACAGATTTTTGATATGCATGTTACACAAGATGGGCTTCGACAAAGAAAATGTGTACGAGGAACTAAGGCAGTGTGTGCGCAATGCTCCTCAGTTCAGATTTGACTGGTTTATCAAATCTAGAACTGCAATG
- the SMARCA1 gene encoding SWI/SNF-related matrix-associated actin-dependent regulator of chromatin subfamily A member 1 isoform X2 — MKSCCQRVEKPLMCVFDLRSLLHRNLTFTDVKGGTLRDYQVRGLNWMISLYENGVNGILADEMGLGKTLQTIALLGYLKHYRNIPGPHMVLVPKSTLHNWMNEFKRWVPSLRAVCLIGDKDARAAFIRDVMMPGEWDVCVTSYEMVIKEKSVFKKFNWRYLVIDEAHRIKNEKSKLSEIVREFKTTNRLLLTGTPLQNNLHELWALLNFLLPDVFNSADDFDSWFDTKNCLGDQKLVERLHAVLKPFLLRRIKAEVEKSLPPKKEVKIYLGLSKMQREWYTRILMKDIDILNSAGKMDKMRLLNILMQLRKCCNHPYLFDGAEPGPPYTTDTHLITNSGKMLVLDKLLAKLREQGSRVLLFSQMTRLLDILEDYCMWRGYEYCRLDGQTPHEEREEAIDTFNAPNSSKFIFMLSTRAGGLGINLATADVVILYDSDWNPQVDLQAMDRAHRIGQKKPVRVFRLITDNTVEERIVERAEIKLRLDSIVIQQGRLIDQQSNKLAKDEMLQMIRHGATHVFASKDSELTEEDITTILERGEKKTAEMNERLQKMGESSLRNFTMDTEMSLYNFEGEDYREKQKLSMMEWIEPPKRERKANYAVDAYFREALRVSEPKVPKAPRPPKQPNIQDFQFFPPRLFELLEKEILYYRKTIGYKVPRNPDLPNAAQVQKEEQKKIDESMPLNTEETEEKEKLLTQGFTNWNKRDFNQFIKANEKYGRDDIDNIAREVEGKSPEEVIEYSAVFWERCNELQDIERIMAQIERGEARIQRRISIKKALDAKIARYKAPFHQLRIQYGTNKGKNYTEEEDRFLICMLHKMGFDKENVYEELRQCVRNAPQFRFDWFIKSRTAMEFQRRCNTLISLIEKENMEIEEKERAEKKKRGAKVTASQKRKADVATENSGKKDAKKVKS, encoded by the exons atgaagagctGTTGTCAGAGAGTCGAAAAACCTCTAATGTGTGTATTCGATTTGAGGAGTCTCCTTCAT AGGAATCTTACATTTACAGATGTGAAAGGAGGAACACTAAGAGATTATCAGGTTAGAGGTTTGAACTGGATGATCTCATTGTATGAAAATGGTGTTAATGGCATTCTGGCAGATGAAATG GGTCTTGGTAAGACTCTGCAAACCATAGCATTATTAGGCTATCTGAAGCATTACCGAAACATTCCTGGGCCACATATGGTCCTGGTTCCAAAATCAACTCTGCACAATTGGATGAATGAATTCAAACGCTGGGTTCCATCATTACGCGCTGTTTGCCTGATTGGAGATAAAGACGCCAGA GCTGCTTTTATCCGTGATGTTATGATGCCTGGTGAATGGGATGTTTGTGTTACATCATATGAAATGGTAATTAAAGAGAAATCAGTCTTCAAAAAATTTAACTGGAGGTACCTGGTAATTGATGAAGCCCACAGAATAAAGAATGAGAAGTCTAAG CTGTCGGAGATTGTACGTGAGTTCAAGACAACAAATCGATTGCTGCTTACAGGAACTCCTTTACAGAATAACCTCCACGAGCTGTGGGCATTACTCAATTTTCTTTTACCTGATGTCTTCAATTCTGCAGAT GATTTTGACTCATGGTTCGACACTAAAAATTGTCTTGGTGATCAGAAACTTGTAGAAAGACTTCATGCT GTTCTGAAGCCATTTTTATTACGTCGCATAAAAGCTGAAGTAGAAAAGAGTTTGCCTCCAAAGAAGGAAGTAAAAATTTATCTTGGGCTCAGCAAAATGCAGAGGGAATG GTATACAAGGATCCTGATGAAAGATATTGATATCCTGAATTCCGCTGGGAAAATGGATAAGATGCGTCTGCTGAATATTCTGATGCAGCTGCGGAAATGCTGTAACCATCCTTACCTGTTTGATGGTGCTGAGCCAGGCCCTCCTTACACCACTGACACGCATCTCATCACTAACAGTGGTAAAATGTTAGTTCTGGATAAACTGCTAGCAAAACTCAGAGAGCAAG GTTCCAGAGTTCTACTTTTTAGTCAGATGACTCGCTTACTGGATATTTTGGAAGACTATTGCATGTGGCGTGGGTATGAGTACTGCAGACTTGATGGACAGACACCACATGAAGAAAGAGAG gaagcAATAGACACATTTAATGCTCCCAACAGCAGtaaattcattttcatgctAAGTACCAGAGCTGGAGGTCTTGGAATTAATTTGGCAACTGCTGATGTGGTTATTCTCTATGATTCAGATTGGAACCCTCAAGTAGATCTGCAAGCCATG GATCGTGCGCATCGTATTGGTCAAAAGAAACCAGTACGGGTGTTTCGACTAATCACTGATAATACTGTTGAAGAGAGGATTGTAGAAagagctgaaataaaactgagacTGGACTCTATAGTTATACAACAAG GAAGGCTCATAGATCAACAGTCTAACAAACTGGCAAAAGATGAAATGCTGCAGATGATCCGGCATGGAGCCACGCATGTTTTTGCTTCCAAAGATAGTGAGCTGACAGAAGAAGATATAACAACTATTTTAGAAAGAGGTGAAAAGAAG ACAGCTGAAATGAATGAACGATTGCAGAAAATGGGGGAGAGCTCCTTACGAAATTTCACTATGGACACAGAGATGAGCTTATACAACTTTGAAGGTGAAGATtatagagaaaaacaaaag CTGAGCATGATGGAATGGATAGAACCTCCAAAACGAGAACGCAAAGCTAATTATGCAGTTGATGCTTATTTCAGAGAAGCCCTACGTGTTAGCGAACCAAAAGTCCCAAAG GCTCCACGACCTCCAAAACAACCAAATATTCAGGATTTCCAGTTCTTCCCACCACGGTTATTTGaacttctggaaaaagaaattctgtattATCGTAAGACTATAGGATATAag GTCCCCAGGAATCCTGACCTCCCAAATGCAGCTCAGGTACaaaaagaggaacaaaagaAGATAGATGAGTCTATGCCTCTGAATACTGAGgaaactgaagagaaagaaaagctgctaacacag GGTTTTACAAACTGGaataaaagagattttaacCAATTTATTAAAGCTAATGAGAAGTATGGTCGTGACGATATAGACAATATTGCCCGTGAAGTGGAAGGAAAGTCACCTGAGGAGGTCATTGAGTATTCAG cTGTTTTCTGGGAACGTTGTAATGAACTACAGGACATTGAGAGGATTATGGCTCAAATTGAACGAGGAGAGGCACGAATTCAACGGAGGATCAGTATCAAGAAAGCCCTCGATGCCAAA atTGCAAGGTATAAAGCACCTTTTCATCAGTTGCGTATTCAATATGGAacaaacaaagggaaaaattacACAGAAGAGGAAGACAGATTTTTGATATGCATGTTACACAAGATGGGCTTCGACAAAGAAAATGTGTACGAGGAACTAAGGCAGTGTGTGCGCAATGCTCCTCAGTTCAGATTTGACTGGTTTATCAAATCTAGAACTGCAATG